AACAGCGAAATCGATAAGACGTCGTCGCAGAAGCATAAAGGACGCAAAGCACCGGATGCGACAATTATCCGCACGTGACCGACCCACCGACCGACCGGACATTCCAATTGCGGAGCGCCTGAGTGGATTCACTCAAGTGTCGACGATGACACCATTGTCAACAGCGATTAGGACGAGATTTCCCTTCAATTCtaggattttatttattatctacattattatattattttgttcgtttactcattatattatttatcattatattacctattattatgttatttattttatttattattcgtcACCGTTATTGATTGTTTTATCCCCCCGCCTTTCCGGCAAGGTGTATGTACAGTAGGGGgaggaagaaaacaacaacaacaacaacgagtCCGTAAATCTCGCAAAATCTGATATAAAACAACACAAACTCCTAAATTTTTCTTGAGAtcagactaaaaaaaaacaaaaattacattGGAACACCTGAAAAcaatgatttatttatttcctttttttcaaagttttaaacaaaaattaaagtcttgattcacacacacacacacaaaatatTAAGTGGACTAAATGCATGGAAATTTATATGGAGATAATAAACGTTGCATTCAGAGCGTTCAGGGAACAATTTTCGCATCCctgcaaatatttgaaagaatcTGAACAGGAAAACTGCGCCGACGATTAGctgattagatttttttccgccTAAGCTAGGAGAATTCCATCAGGAATACATCTGGATGACTCAATAATACCTCGAAAAAAGGAGTGACGCGATGACAATTGATGATTTCTCTATTATTCATGTTTTATCGCATTTTCGAACAGCAATGTGACATTTTAGAGCCACTAACAAGATTATACAatacagaaaaatttgaactaAATCAAATTCATCTTCATAGATAATTCTAATGCTCTTATACATACGCCTacaacatatttatttattttatttattcacatacatgaaaaagaaggtgcgacagaaaaaaaagaaaaaaaaagaagtctacagaaaagaaaaaaaatatggacgAAGAGTTTTCAAAGGTAAATTTCGACAAGATGAAGCAGCTCAAAGTTGTTTTCCAGAAAGGcatgttttcttcattctctATTGATGGAACCATCACTTACCAACCATGGTATGTGTTAGATTTTTTACCTGTACTCTGAGTCTGGATATTGCTTAAAAAATCGGTACTTGACTTATTGTCAGTggattattaattaattgtttatttaatcatttaattactaattactatttaatttattgttaCGTTGCTGTGATCCTTTAATTTATAGTCCTAGTGCAGTCGTTTTCGTGGCACCGAGAACATGTCGAGCGCATCGTTCTTCTAGCACTACGTATAAAAAACCAGAAGACAAAACAAATCTTTAATTCTTAATTCtattttcatagtttcttaattttattttctggaataaattaCTCATATAGGATCATAGTTAGAGGGGGATCAATGTTGTTATAGGAAGAGGTTTCGATGATTACGGTCACACAATTTTTCTCCGTCAGTTCGATTTCGGTCGTTTTTAGTGTCACATACGCAGATGAATATGCGCTCTCAACCAGTTccatcggtttttttttcattccatcgAATATTTCCCCATTTTCATTTGCTGTTATTCGTATGACTAAAGTATTCTTGCGcgtatatttatttctattattattactaccattatatttattatttgtatttctttttataataTCCATAGACGTACGCATTTAGGAAGAACACATTAATTTCCGTTACGTACAGTAATCGCAGGAAGAGGAGATTGGAAAAAGGAGTGGGGAGGAACGAGGAAAGCATTGAGCTGAGTGTGAGTCTtcagagaaagagaaatgataaatagagatgaaatgaaagttgAACAATTCAGAGatagaaaagataaaaatgagaataaaaataatgaaataaaataaagagatacaaataaaaaatatatagataaaataagataaaaaataaaataagataaaaataaataatcataccgtataattaaaatttaaaaagctAAATATAGTATATTAAAATATGGTTAAAAGACGgagtaataaagtaataataaatagtaatagaaCAACAGATAATAACgcataaaataatagtaagcagtaggaaataacaaataatatgtaaaataataacaaaataaataataaaatatatgtagCAAGCAATATAAAGTGAACGAATGAGATATACACATGCCTCACTATGTATACCTTTACATGTCTTCACTTATAATTGACATaaggaaataattaaatcatttaaaataattgaaataattaataataagtcAGGTATGAGCAAAAATAACTTCTTAGAAACTCTGCTTCCAGATTCTCTGCACGCCGACCGCCAGAAACACACGGTGAGTTCCTATGGGTGATTTCACCTcgagaaaaaaccaaaaaaaaagaaagaattagaGGATATGTATGGGCCAGGAGAATCCTTATTGTAATTCTTATCTCGGCAGcaatttttcctttacaaGGTCAAGTATTCGTATAACAATCCATGAGACCGGCGAAAGTATAAACGTGCTATATGTGCTTGTTCTAAACAGGTGAAAAATCCTTGCAGCAGTCACGTGacacaaaacaataaacataaacataaagtTTGAAAACATAAAGTCTGTCAAAGCCGCTCCGAGCAGTCTTTATGCCATGACAGTGCTGCTGTGCTTTATGACAGTCTTTATGCTTTTCGCTTGAGCAGGTGAACGCCAGAAAATCATGCCCTGGGAAAAATCTCTAAAACTGCTGATCGCAGAGAACAACCGGTGGTACAcgtttttactcttttttccccAAGGAAATTCCACTAACTTAGACTTCAACATGCCATTTATCCAAATCCTGTAATATCAAGCATCTAGGCATGGTTCATTCGGTAATATCCTATGCAAAGCACATGTCCAGAACATATATGTAGGAGgttggcttaaaggcatcaccctacgaatctgaggtggcacggatttcaggtggagtattcgtaaacgggatcgtagattattatcgggagaggtgggtgattccgtccatttcttcctaattgccgtaaaaaaacggcccggaagatacggtgcTCGAGgcaggcgcgctccaatcgaactcgttgtagaaagtggcgcgccggaacgctcgaagccgtatcttccgggctgtttttacggcaatcaggaaaaaatggacggaatcacttttctctccataatctacgatcccgtatacgaatactccacctgaaatccgtaccaccccagattcgtggagtgatgcctttaatttcccGGGAAATTCCAAcaggaaaaatattcaagaacCAGATAAACTACAAGAAATATATACTCTCATTAGAAATGAACTAAAAATATTGTAAATGTaccgaaaatattttttcggcTTAGCTTGAGTTATTCgcaattttcgagaaattcgagagagaaaatattcgaaaaatgcACATGCGTTGTGATTGGCAATTCGAAAGACAATTTCCAATCCATCCTATGTGTTGTTTTATGTGAGCAGAAAAATGCGGATTTCGTCAGAATATTAAGGACAATAGGGTTGTTGACGATGAATTGGGTTACAATCGTTCAGTGACTGACATTCGCAAGGATCGTATGTAGTTCAAAATGAGTGTTCAGGGAAGATTACAGGTAGACCGTACAGGTTCCCATTTGCGTCTCGTAAagttcacattttttaaattaaactcTATATCCTAAAAATATAATTGATCCGCTAGAAAggtatttcaaaaattgcacTTTGAAAACGGTAGAAATGAACTTTGTGATGGATTTCAACTAGAAATCAAAAACCAGTTCCAGAaaacacattttatttatGGATACGACATGAATTTTATGGATGATTCGTGTTTTTCAACAGAttgagagagaggaagagaaagaaaggggaagtgagagaaagaaagagaaggagagagagagagtcaCCTCAAAGTTATAATTATAGGACAATTCACATGCTATTTCACTGGTTCCTACGCCGTCCATTCCGAATTACAAATGCGAAAGTGTGGAAACGTTGTAATTTTTAGGAAGAGAACTAATGAGTGATGAATTTTCATCGCGTTCATGCGcttattcatttcaaaaagagcTCACAGAAACAACCAAGAAGCACTAGTTAGGAAAGCTGGGTTAGGAAAGTCTCATGGGGTtacaaaaacagaataaaagacaaaaaagagataaaggTAAAGTTCGGAGAGGTGAAGATGAAACAAAGAGGAATCCCCGCTTGATTGTTCCAATACGGATGAAATGCTCCATGAAAACGCTGGAtcaaaaagaattagaaagaatcagtaaaacaaaaacacagaaaaaaagaacaaaaaaaaaagaaccagaaaGGAAATCAGCTGAAGCAAGGCAGAGTTCTTCTCTAATTCTTCTGCGTGTTAAATGCTGCCAAGAAAAACCTCGGATCCGACGAAGAATAACATGGAATCAATGATGTTGaggagaaatgaatgaaagtgtCGCGCATTGAATCCACCAATCCTTAAATGCACCGAGAAAGTTTAAAATGTGAACTTTGTCGTGTTACGGATACGATTTGATAGGTTGTCGCTTTCAATTTCACTCAGCACTCATCGGCATCGCACGAATCTCATCCGCTGCGGAACAAGTGTCGCCGCAATCGACCTTGTCGTCGACTCGTGTTCCGGTTTGACCGGTGATCATcggtcgtcgtcgtcgtcgttcaCGACTAGATGATGATGCAAACAATcaagtaaacaagtaaacaaagtGCTATGAAACTTTTTGATTGTTAATGACATGCGGGAAGAGATTAATAAGCAATAAGTAccagtagtagtagtaataagtaataatactAAGTAAGAT
The Necator americanus strain Aroian chromosome I, whole genome shotgun sequence genome window above contains:
- a CDS encoding hypothetical protein (NECATOR_CHRI.G1098.T1); protein product: MKQLKVVFQKGMFSSFSIDGTITYQPCNRRKRRLEKGVGRNEESIELSILCTPTARNTRQVWWQFINSSGGINNFVGFVRSRTTDLQCYKQ